The DNA window AGAAAGAAGCGGATCGACGCGGCGCGGCAAGAGAGCGAGGCCCGCCTGGCCTCCATCTTTGATCAAGCCGCCGCTGGCTTGTCCGAGGTCAGCCTCGATGGGCACTTCCTGCGCGTGAACGATGAGTTGTGCCGTCTTCTTGGCCGCTCCCGCGAGGAATTGCTTGGGCTCGGGATCCTGGACGTGACCGCTGCCGCTGACATTCCGCCGAGCCGAAGGGCCGTCGCAGAGGCCTTGGAGACGGGAGGGCCCGTGTCGCTGGACAAGCGTTACCTGCGGCCGGATGGCACCCTTGTCTGGGCCAACAGCAGCATCACGCGCCTGAGCCGGGCGGAGGGACAGTCCGAGACTCTGCTCGCGGTCACGGTCGACCTTACCGCACGCCATGAGGCTGAAGTGGCGCTGCGCGCGAGCGAGGCCCGCCTAAGATTGGCTCTGGATGCGGGGCGAATGGCTGTCTGGCAGAGCGACACCCGCACCAACACCATCACCATCTCGCCTGAACTGAACCTTCTGCTGGGCTTCCCGGCGGATGCAGCCCCGAGCACTGAGGACATCAGGTCGCGCTACGCCCCAGGAGCGCGGGAAGGCCTCCGGGCGGCTGCGGCTGCGGCGCTCGCGCGTGGGGACCGCAATGCCGAGGGCGAACTCGAGGTCATCTGGCCCGACGGCTCGCATCATTGGTTGCTCGTCCGCGCCGAGCTGGAGGTCAAGGCTGCGGCTGACGGTGCCCCGCAGATCAAGGCAACAGGGATCGCGTTCGACATCACCGAGCGCAAGCGCTGGGAGGAACACCAGCGGCTGCTGATCAACGAGCTGAACCACCGGGTGAAGAACACGCTGGCCACGGTGCAAGCCATGGCAGCCCAGAGCCTGCGGCAACTCGGGGAGGAAAGCCGGCCGAAGCTTCAATCCTTCGAGGATCGCCTGTTCGCTCTGGCACGGGCTCACGACGTGCTGACCCGCGAGAACTGGGAAGGCGCGGAAATCCGGCAGATCATCGACGAGGTGGTCGAGCCCTACGCGCGCGGGAACCCGGGGCGGTTCGGGATCGAGGGACCCCGGTTGCGCCTGAGCCCACCACAGGCGCTGACGATTGCCATGGCGGTTCACGAGCTTGCCACGAATGCCGCGAAGTACGGGGCTCTCTCGATACCGGCGGGGTCTGTCACCATCGTCTGGGCGGTGACCCTGGATAGCATGCCTCGCGTCGCCCTCCGGTGGCAGGAAAGCAATGGGCCACCCGTGGCGCCTCCGACCCGCCGCGGCTTCGGCACGCGCCTGATCGAACGGGGTCTGGCGCAGGATCTCGGTGGCAGTGTTCGTCTGTCGTATGAACCCGCAGGCATCGTGTGCACCATGAATGTGCCGCTGAATGCCGCCGACGGCAAGGCAGGAACGGATCCGTCATGAGTGGCGATTGCACCTGTCGTTCCAACCGCAGGATTCAATGACCTCCTTCTCTATCGATCGCGACGACGAAGCCCTTCGCTGCCTTGTGGAAGCTCTCACTGAAAGCGGGCAGGCCGTGTCCATCTTCGATGCCGAGGACAACCTGCGCTACGCCAACAAGACGTATTGGGGCATGTTCTTGGGCAACTATGAGGGTCCTTTCACCTTCGCCGACATCACCCGCCACGCGCACAGAAACGGACTTGGTGTGCGGATCGATGACGGGGATGTCGAGGCCTTCCTGGCCAGGACCCTGGCCCGGCGACGGTGTGTGCCCCGTAAGTCCTTCGAGACCGATCTGGTCGACGGCCGCTGGTTTTGGATTGATCATACGATCCTCCCGAACGGCTGGATCCTGTCCGTGGGGGCTGACATCACGGCCTTGAAGAACAATGAGAAGTCCTTGCGCCAAGCCCATGAGGCGGCGCTCAAAGCATCCCAGACCGATCAGCTCACAGGATTGCCAAACCGCCGCCATACCCTGGGGCTGCTTGATGCAGTCCTCGCCACCAGCGAGGCAACCGAAGCTGGGTTATGCATCGCCGTGCTCGACATTGATCACTTCAAAGTCATCAACGATACGCATGGGCACGAGGCGGGTGATGCGGTCCTCGAGCATTTTGCACGGTCCTGCCAAGCGAGGGTGCGGGCGCAGGATCACCTGGGTCGGACGGGCGGGGAGGAGTTCCTGCTGCTGCCCGAGGTTCGGCTTGACCATGCCGTGCGAATTATCGAGCGCATTCGGGACGGCTTTCCTGCGGCGACGCTGAAGCACAATGGGCTCGAACTGCCTTCTACCTTCAGTGCAGGTGTGGCAGAGGCCCTGCCGGACGATGACCGCAGTTCGATCCTCCGCCGAGCGGATCGGGCCCTGTACACCGCCAAGGCCGAAGGACGGAACCGCACGAAGATCGGCTCTGCCGAAGAAGGCTGAGGAACTGGCTTCACCGCAAATTCTGTCGGCGATCTGGCACTCTCGATGGAAGGTGCGAGATGCCGACTTCGTTCAATCGGCTATGGCATGAAGGTCTGTTCGTGGCACCTCTCGGAAGTAGACCCAAAGTCTGCTCTCGCGAGGAACACCGGACGTTCCTGAAGTCAGGGGATTGGCAGAGGGTGACCCTGTGCGGACATTCCCTTGTCGCACACCCACGAGCCGGACGAGTTCCTCAGAACCCCTGGACGAGCGGCATCTTGAAAGTAAAACGTGTCTCTTCCTGATCGGAGGTCACATCGAGTGATCCACCATGAGCGCGGGCAATCTCGCAGGCAATGTAGAGGCCCAGCCCTAGTCCCTGCTGGCTCGGGCGCGCCGCCACGCGGAAGAAGGGTTGGAACAGGCGCTTCAAGGTAGCGGGGGGAATCGGCTCGCCCTGGTTGGCGACCGAGAGCTCGAAGCTACCATCCAGGGTTGCGGCACGAACCACGATGGGTTTTTCACTCGCACCGTGGGTCAGGGCGTTCGCCACCAGGTTCGACAGCAACTGCGCCATGCGAGCACGGTCGCAGCTCACAGTCTTGGTCACATTCAAATGCGTGTCGATCCGCCGCTCGGGCCAGGCTGCCCGCAGCTCATCGACGACCTGCTCCAGCACTTCTCCCAGCGGTACGTGGGCGTCCCGGTCCAGGGTAAGGCCACTTCCCAGGCGGCCATGGGCAAAGTCGAGCACATTGTCGATCAACTCGGCCATGCGTCCGACGCTGTTCTGGATCAGGCCGACGATGGTGCTCCCCTCCGGGCTCAGAGACTCTCGTCGAAGCATCTTTGCTCCGGCATCGATCGAGGCGAGCGGATTGCGCAGGTCGTGGCCCAGCACTGCGATGAACTGCTCCCGTAGCTCGGAGGTCCTGCGCTCATCCAGAAGGTCCGCCTCGCTCGTGGCCAAGTCAGCCTCACTGGCGGTCAGGCGCTCGCCGGCACTCAGATGAAAGCCGATCAGCTCGGCGAACAGCTTGAACATGCCGATGGTCTCAGGGTTGTTCAGCCGTGCCGGACGGGGATCAATGGCGCACAGAGTGCCGAAGAAGGTGCCATCCGCAAGGACAACCGGCATCGAGATGTAGCTTTGGAAGCCGTACATGGCAGGGGTGTGATGGCGACAGTAGGTCGGATCCTCGGCCACATGGTCGATGACCACCTCTGTCCCAGCCTGACGGATCTCATGGCAGATCGTGGTCTCGAGCTTCAGCTCGCCGCCGGGCCGGAGGCCGAACTGGATGTTGTCGCGCACGGCACAGGCAATCCAGCGGTCCTCGCTCACCCGAGCCACCGCCGCGAAGCCCATACCGGTGGTGCGGCAAATGACTTCCAGAATGGTTGGGACAGCCTGGATCCGGTCGATGGCGGCAAGATCCGCCTCAAAGTTGGTCGTCACTTCTCAAGGCCCCCTGTGGATGGGCACCTTACCAGAATTGGCTGGTGTGTCATGTTACGGATGCATGCCGCGGAACTCAGTTGCATTGTCCGACCTCATGCCTTCGCTTTTGGTCCCGGTCGTAGAGTGAATTGCAAGGAACAACGCCTTCTAGCACTCCCCGGAAGAATGGTTTTGGTCCGAACGTGAGGCACGGAGCGAACCTTTGTTACATCTGCCGTCCCGTACTCTTCAGCTCCGTGCGGAGGTTCCTTCGTTGGCTCGCGCGGATGAGATCGCCTGTATGCGTTCGGGCGGGACGGATATCTCTCCGAAAGGGCCAAGGAACGGGGATCGGGACACGATTGAGAAGTTGGGCACGCGCCATCGGGAACGATCGTGCAACACACGCTCCCTTCTTAAAAGCGTATCGGTTGTCCATCCCAGGCAAAGAACTGACCAGTGTGCGCGGCCGTCAGGGCATCTGTGACAGCAAGCAGGCGCTTGGCCGAATACAGCGGGGAGAACACCTGGTCGACCGCGAGCCCGGCTTGGAAGGGATGGCTCAGAGCTGTATCGACCGTTCCAGGGTGGAGAGCGACACAGACGGCGTCCCGCGTCTGGCGGCCGAGTTCAATCGCAAAGGTTCGCACCAGCTGGTTCAGGGCCGCCTTCGACGCCCGGTAGCCGTACCAGCCGCCAAGCCGGTTGTCTTCGATGCTGCCGACACGCGCCGAGAGGACAGCAAAGACGCTCTTGCCGACTTTCGGCAGGAGCGGGAGCATATGCTTTCCGATGAGGGCAGGGCCGATCGCATTGATTCGGAAGCTGCGGAGGAGCTGCTCTGGATCGAGGGCCCGATAGGTTTTCTCGGGCTGGAGGGTGGCATCGTGAAGCAGGCCTGTTGCCACCAGGATGAAGCGCAGCGGAGCGCCTTCGACGAGTCGCTCGGCTGCGGCGGCAATGCTCGCCTCATTGTCGATGTCGATCCGTCCCGCCCGCACTCCAGCCAGGCTTCGGCCAGCGCCCGATCGGGACAGCGCATGAACGGTTTCGAACCCGTCTGACGCAAGAAGATCTGTGACGGCCGATCCGATGCCGCCGGACGCGCCGATCACGAGCGCTCGAGCCGGCCGCTCGAGACTGGGCAAATGCAAGGATCCTGAAGGTGGACGCATGAGAGTCACCAATTTACTGCGCCCGCGATTTAGGCTTGGATGATCTGCATCCTGATCGCGTACCGGACCAGGTCAGGCAGCGAATTGAGTTCCAGCTTCCGCATCGCAGCTGTCCGGTGGGTCTCCACCGTCTTGACGCTGAGATCCAGAAGACGCGCAATCTGCTTGTTGCTCTTGCCTTCAGCTAGAAGCTGGACGATCTCGCGTTCGCGTGAGGTCAGCCGCTCGGTCGTGGGATGAGCCGGTATCGCCGGTCCGCCTTTGAGAAAGCCGTCCAGAACAACCTCCGACACACGCCCGATAAAGAAAGGTTTTTTTTGCGACAGGCTTTCCACAGCCGGGATCAACTGCCGGACCGCATCGGATTTGAGCAGGTAACCTCGGGCCCCAGCCTCTAGCACCTCGCGGATCAACTCCTCACTCTCGTGCATCGTGAAGATCAAAACCTCGGTGTTCGGCAGGCTCTGGCGAATACGGCGGGTCGCTTCCAGGCCATTGAGCTCTGGCATGGACAGATCGATCACCGCGACATGGGGTCGATGCTGAAAGGCGAGGTCGACCGCCTCTCGCCCATTGGACGCCTCGGCGCAGACCTGCCATGTCATGTGCTGCTCCAGGAGATCCTTGAGCCCGCGCCGGACGATGTCATGGTCGTCAGCAAGAAGAATGCGCAGCATGGCACGTCCTCAGAGCCCATTAGTATGCAGTCTGGGTCGTTCGTTTGGTGGGCAATCATCCGGACTGATTGATTGAATGGGCAGGCTGGCGCTCACCCGGGTCCCCGAGGGGCCTGACTTGATCTCCAACTGACCGCCGAGTTGCTCCAGACGCAAGCGCATTCCCGAGATTCCGATGCCGATCAACCGGGTCTCCTCTCCATTCGCATGCGCGGGAGCTTTGAGCCCGATGCCGGCATCAACAATGTCGAGCCGAACGTTGTCGTCTGTTTGGTAGAGCGCGAGCCGCGCCCTCTTACTGCCGGAGTGCCGGTGGACGTTGGAGAGTGCTTCCTGGGCGACCCGAAACAGGGCGGTGGCGACAGGCTGTGAGGAAGGGGCGGCTCCATCATCGATGCTGATATCGACTTGGACGCCGCTCCGCTCGGAGAACCCTCTCGCGAGCCAGCTCAAGGCAGCCACGAGCCCGACGTCATCGAGGAGCGGAGGGTGGAGCAGGTAGGACAACGTGCGAACCTCCTGAAGACTCTGTTCCGCCAGGTCGAACGTCTCCTCAAGAATGCGATGGACGGGCTCCTCCACGTGGTCGAGTTGTCCACGCAGGCGGGAGGTATTCAATGTGATGGCAAGAAGGTTCTGGGCCGTTGTATCGTGCAGTTCACGCGCGATGGCTCGCCGTTCCTCGTCCTGCAGATGCATGAGGCGACCGCTCAACCGGGCCAGTTCCTGCTGCGTGCGTTTGACCTCGGTGATGTCCTCATGCGCGATCACGATCCGGCGTGTTGGCGCCTGATCCGGTCGCGTCACGCGGACCTGGAACCAACGTGGTCCCTCGGGACTGCGGCAAGGATACTCCATACGGAACTCGGCGCGGACGCCTGCCATGATCTCCCGTAGGGCCTGCGCAGTCCTCGCAGCCTCCTTTGACAGGGGTGCGGCCGTCTCACAGACGGCGAGGTAGTTCATTCCAACCCCATGGTTCTCGTCGGCATAGCCGGAGGCGTGGGCAAAAGTTCGCCAAGCCTGATTGACCGCAATGATGGTGCCCACCTCATCCAGCACGGCGATATGGGCCGACAGGGCATCCAGCGTCGAGCGCAGCAGGGTCTCTGCCTCCACACCGGGCGCGATCAAGGTCGGCAGTCGGCGAGCGCGCCTCGTCCGAGGCTTGGTCCGCCGCGCCGCGCGGGGAGATTGGGGAACTGTCGATGGGATCGGGCTTGGTTTGGGATTATCCATATTGGCCTCAACCTTGGCTGCAGGTCGACGAAGAGGAACGATCTTCAATGCTTGCGGTCTTTTCCCGGCAGTACAAGGGAAAGCGCTCCGCCTACGGAGATTTTCCGGGTCTCCTCAGGAAACTCCCGATGAACAATGGGCACGCTCCCCCTCATACCAATCCTAGCTGGTGCTGGTGAACGCCAAGGGCACAGCCACTAGGACAGGGAGAAAGCAATGACTGCAACATATCGAGCCTATGCCGTAATTGCCATGCTTGCGACGGCGTCTCCGGCTGCTGCGGCGGATATCGTCGAAACTGCGGTGACCAACGGCAACTTCAAGACCCTCACGGCCGCGCTGCAAGCCGCTGGCCTCGTCGATACGCTCAAGGGGCAGGGGCCGTACACCGTGTTTGCCCCCACGGACGAGGCCTTCAAGAAGCTCCCAGCCGGAACGGTTGAGAACCTCCTGAAGCCCGAGAACAAGGCTCAGCTGCAGAAGGTACTGACCTATCACGTCGTGGCTGGGAACGTGAAATCCGGTGATCTCAAGGGCAAGACGACCAGTGCCCAGACCGTGGAGGGTACAGCCGTGCGGATCGATGCCAGCGGCAATGCCGTCAAGGTCAATGAGGCGGTTGTGACTCAGGCTGACGTGAACGCGTCGAACGGCGTCATTCATGTGATTGACAGCGTAATCATGCCGAGGTCGTAAGACCTGCCGAACGCTCGGATGGTGGAGCACCACCATCCGCCTTCTCGCGGCACAGGATCACCTAGTCGTGATCGAGTGGCGCAACGACCGCGTGCGCCACTCGTGCGGTAGAACGCGCAGTACAGCGACACTCTAGGGTCGCTTGCCTTTGGCAACTGCATCCCTTTGCTCGAGGATTTCAGCGATGTTTTACCATTACGACCTTGGGCTGGACCCTTGGGCTTTCGGGTCCTTCGGGAATGACAGAGTAACCATCGACGAGGACGGCAGCGTCGTATTCACAGGCTTTGGTCGTGACACCGTTCGGGTGCGCGCCGACGAGGTCACGGTCGATCTCGGCTTCGGCAGAGACGTCGTCCGGACCTATGGCGACGACATTGTCGTGAATGGCCGCTTCGGCCGTGACCGCCTTTTGGGCGGAGATGGGGCCGACTCCCTGTGGGGGAACTTCCGCGAGGATGTGATCCGCACCGGCAAGGGTGCGGACTACGCGCTCGGCAATCAGGGCAATGACCTGACCGATACCGGGGAGAGTCTCGGCATCCACTTCGGTGGCGCCGGGAACGACACCTTCTTCATTGGCCAGGAGATCGTCGGAAATGGTGCGCGGGATACCGTGATCGCGCTCGACTTCGGGAATGGTCGCGACAGGCTAGACATTGCACCGGAAATCCTCGCCAATGTTGCACGGGTCGAGGAGGGCAAGGTCGACCTTGTGCCTGTGCTCGCCGCCTTCGAGGCAGAAGGGCTCGGTGTTCCCGAGGTCGGGCAGCGTCTATCCCAGACTTTCCTGGGCGATCTTGCGTTCCGCGAGGTCGCGCGGTTCCTCGAGCAGTTTCCGCCGAACGAGCAGGGACTTACGGCGCTCGACCCGTTCGTTTTGTTTGCAGACTACTAACTCTGACTTTAAGCCCAGAATGGGGCGGCTCGGCAGCGGCGCGATGTGTCACCTGCCCCGCGGCTGACCCGACGGGTGATCGGCATCGACCGATTGCTCAACCGATTTCAGCACGGTGGGTGTATCAAACTCGCCAGGATGTAAGCCTTATCTGTCACGTGGCGATGTGAACGAGGATGCCTTGCTGCCTGCCGCGCAAGTGAACTTGGCGGGAGGATTGGAATCTCTTCAGCCATCCCAGATCTGCTGCGGCGCGTATGCAATCCTCCGACGCGATGATCGAGCCGCCAATGTCGCGCGTCACCTCCTCGAGCCTGCTGGCTACGTTCACGACGTCTCCCACGACGGTAAACTCGATGCGTTCCCTGCCGCCGAGATTGCCTACCGTCACCGGACCGCAATGGACTCCGACCGAGACACGCAGCGGATCCGCGCCGCGCCCGGACCTTTTTCGGCTCCAGCGCTCGATCTCCTGCTGGAGTTCGAAGGCGCACGCGAGCGCGCGGGCTGGCGCGTCCGGTTGCAGGCCGATGGAGCCGAAGGTCGCCATGAAGCCATCGCCGAGGTACTTGTCGAGCGTCCCGCCATGCTTGAACACGATGGCGCTACTCCGCTCCTGGAAACTGCGCAGCAGGGCAAACGTACGCTCGGGCGAGAGGGTCTCAGTAAGCCTGGTGAAGCCGACGATGTCTGCAAACAGGACGGCCACCGTCCGTGTCGCCGGCTCTCCGAACGCGGTCCCGCCACGGCTGGCGAGAGCTTCGGCCACGTCCGGAGAGACGTAGCGAGCGAGATCCGCGCGCACGACCTCGGCCTCGACCTGGTTCAACAGTGTCCTTCGGCTGCGCCAGACGGCAAGGGTGATGAGCAGGGTGAACAGGGAGGTCGCAACAAGCTGGGTGTACCAGGCCGTCAGACCGACAAAGGTCGGCCTGAAGGAGAGATCCAGGACCGCGACTGACGTGAGCGCGCCCTCCGTAGCCGCATCGTTGAACCGTAGAGTGTCCGGCAGGGAGTAGATCATGAAGACGCCAATCGACCAGATGACGAGGATCGATACACCCGTCCAGAGCACCCTTCTCGGGGAGTAGGTGAGAGCAGCCTCGCCGAGGAGAAGGAGAACGTAGAGGAATTCCTGCCCACGGAGGCGGGTCTGGATCGGCCACTCGCCGCCGAGACTGGCCGGCGGCGGGACAACGATCGCGGCGGTCACCAAGGCCACATCGAGGATGATAAAGCCGAGCTTGAGTGCCTCGCCATGACGATGGTGCCGCAGGCGGTACGGAACGTAGCCCAGGAAGAAGAACCCGAAGGCGTAGGCTCCGTAGTAGAGATCGCGTGGCCACGGTACGAGCCAGATCAGCCAGACCGAAACAACGATGATCGCGGTCAGGCGAGCGTAGAAGGCGAACTGGAGGCCTTCGAGCTCTGCCTGACGGATGCTCGCCTGAAGACGAACTTGTGAGTTCCTGAGGGACCAAAGCGATTGAAGCCCCTCCAAGGTCCTGGACGCAAAGCCGATACTCCGGGCTGCCAAATCAGACATATGCTCGCTCTGAGGATCCAGGAAGCTCTGGATCTAAACCTTGTAGCATTCCGACAAGGGCTTTGCACGGTGCGAGCGGAAACGGCAATGGGAAGGCTCGAGGCCAGAATCTGGAATCCTCATCGAACCGGATATTCTAAAGACGCGGGGAGCTCAGTTCTTATGGAATGCGCTCGATTCGCAACGGAAACTTGCCTGGCACCGATGCCGCCGCCTGACACGATGAAGGTCTTGAAGCCATTCGACCGCAGGTGTCTGAGAAGCGCGATCTGAGGCAGCTAGGCGAGGTCGGTAGAGAGGCGATCCTTCGTCGAGTGGCGTGCCTTCGCAAGCCAGTCCCTGACAGCCTTGTCGAATTCGACCGTGATGATTCCCGAGTGGGTCACGGTCATGATCTCCAGCAGATCTTTCTCGCCCGCGGTCAGGAGAGCCCGTAGGTCCCCGGCGATGATGCTTCGACCGGCACGAAGTCGGACCCGCGCCCCTGGGTCGCCCGCTCTACGAAGTCGATGATGGCCTGTTTGGCGGCCCCGCCGTTCCAGGATGGAAGCGGGTCGGGCACGGGAACTTGCGACTGGGGCTTCGTCAGCGGCAGCCAGAAGGCAATCAGGCCCATTGCGAACAGGGAGAGAACTTGCCGACGATTCATCCTAGGCTCCTCCCGATTCCTTCGCCCGCTCTGCGGTCCGTTCGTGTTGGAGTTCACGGATCTCGGTCAGGTCACGTTCCAGGAAGTAGTTGAGAAAGGTGCGGATCACCGCGATGGCGCCGAGACGGCCAACCGCTTCCCAGTCGTTTGTGATCGATGTCTCGATGATGTCCGCCCCGAGCTGAAAGGTCAGCCCGGCGACCAGCACGCGGGCGTAGCGCAGCCAGATCTCCCGCCTCTGGATGTTCGTGGCGCTTCCCGCAAACATCATGCGCAGACCGGAGACAAAGGCTTCGATGGTGCCGAACAAGACGATAGCGAGGGCCATCGCATCGATCACCGCGACTGCGTATTCCGTGATGGCGATCAGCCATTCCCTCATCGTCACCTCCGTCTGTGATTAAGAAGGGGGTGGCCCATCCGGAAAGACGGTCTTCCAGGATCGCTTCATCCCAACCACGGTAATCCCGTACTCCGCGGCCTTATCCAGCGCTTCGACCAGAGGGCTCAGCCTGAACTCGCGGTCGTAGGCGAACTCCCGCTCTTCATCGTCATGGTGCAGCAGCAGGGCGAGACGCTGTCCATTGCCGGCGAGCGTGTAGCGCAGCATCGCGAGATCCCCATCGGAATTGCCGAAGGCCAGGATCGGGCGCCGGCCGATGTGCAGGGCGATGTTGGCCGGCTTCACCTCGCGGTCGTCGAAACTGTTGAGTTCCGACAGTCGCACCAGGTCGGCGCGCCCTCCGCTGCCTTCGAAGCGGAGCCGAACGCTCGACCCGATGACCTGCTCGGGCGGGACACCATAATTATCCTCGGCGAAGGCCCGGATTAACTCGATGCCACCGCCCGAGACGATGAAAATCTTGAAGCCGTTTGCCCGCAGATAGGACAGGAGCTCGATCTGAGGTCGGTAGACGCATTGGGTGAAAGGAACCCCGAGTTTCGGATGCCGGGCCGTCATCAACCAGTTTCGAGCGATGGTCGCGAACTCGTCGGCCGTCATCCCGGAATGAGTCGCGAAGGCCACCTCGAACGCAGCCTGCTTGCCAAGGGAATGAATGGCGGCAATGTCCCGCTCAAGGAAGGCCTTGTAGGGCTGCCGCTCGCGCAGGGTTGGATCCTTCCTCGCAAGCTCTTCCAGCCGGTCGAAGGCGAAAAAGAACTGGCTCTGAAGCGGCTGCTCGCACCAGAGAGTTCCGTCATTGTCGAAGGTCGCTATACGTTCAGAGGGCGGCACATAATCCGGTCCACCCTCCACTGTCACGCGTGCGACAAAGTCGAGAATGGCGGACCTCGCTGGGCCCTCGTTCCAGGATGGAAGCGGTTGATCCGCCATGCTCAGACCTCGCTGATGCTGTGGCCGGGCGGCGGTCCTGCCGCTCGGCCAGGTTCATTCAGTCGCCGCTCGCAGACTCCGACATCTTCGCCAAGGCATCATCGATGGTGAAAGTGTTCGGCTTCTGAACCGCCGGAAACTCCTTGAAGGTCTCGGCGAACTTCGCCGCAGCCGCCTGGGCTGCATAAACGAAGTAGGCGTTGTGCAGCATCCAGTCGTAGTAGGTGTTCGAGGTGACCGGAGCGAACTCGTAGGGATCGGTGCGGAGATTGAAGATCTTGGGCAGCCGCAGCCGGACAAACGGCTCTGCCCACACACCCAATGTTCCCTGCATGCGCTGTTCCATGAAAACGAGCTTCCAGTTGTCATAGCGCAGAGCGAGCATGTCGCCGTCATCGCTGAAGTAGAAGTAGAAGTTGCGCGGGCTCTCCTTTGCCTCTCCCGTGAGGAACGGCAGCAGATTGAAGCCGTCGATATGGTTCCTGTAGGTCCGCCCTATGGCCTCGTATCCGGCCTTAAGCTTGTCGACCACGTCGGATGCACCGGCCATGGCCAGGAACGTCGGCAACCAGTCGTGATGCTGCACGATGCCGTTGCTGATCGAACCCGGCTCGACACGTCCCGGCCAGCGCACGAGCATCGGCACGCGGAATGCACCTTCCCAGTTGGTGTTCTTTTCGCTGCGAAACGGCGTCGTGCCGCCGTCCGGCCATGTGTTCCGGTGCGGGCCGTTGTCTGTCGAGTACTGCACGAAGGTGTCGTCGGCGATCCCGAGCTCGTCGAGGTAGTCAAGGACCTCACCCACGAGCTTGTCATGGTCGACCATTGTGTCGTGATAGTCCGACTGCCAGCGCCCGGCCTGGCCCTTGCTCTCTGGCTTGGGATGGGTGAACAGGTGCATGTGCGTGGTGTTGAGCCAGACGAACCAAGGCTTTCCTGCATCGCTCTGGCGTTTCATGAAGTCCTTGGCTGCGGCCACGAACTCATCGTCGCAGGTCTCCATGCGCTTCTTCGTCAGGGGACCGGTGTCCTCGATCCTCTGCTTGCCGACCTTGCCCCAGCGTGGCATCTCGGTTGCATCGTCCTCGTTCGTTGCCCAGGAATGGATGACGCCGCGCGGGCCGAAGTTCTTGCGGAAGTTCGGAAAGTCATTCTCCGATGGGTAGTCCTCCATCTCCGGCTCCTCCTCGGCATTGAGGTGGTAGAGATTGCCGAAGAATTCGTCGAAGCCGTGGTTGGTCGGCAGCATGTGGTTGAGGTCGCCGAGGTGGTTCTTGCCGAACTGGCCCGTGGCGTAGCCCTGTTCCTTGAGCAGGGCCGCAATGGTAACGATCTTCTCGTTCATGCCGATGGGCGCGGCCGGGATACCGACCTTTGACAGGCCGGTACGGTAGACGCTCTGTCCGGTGATGAAAGCTGACCGGCCGGCCGTGCATGACTGTTCCCCGTAAGAGTCGGTGAACATCATCCCTTCCTTGGCAAGACGGTCGATATTGGGCGTCCTGTATCCCATCAGCCCATGCGAGTAGCAACTCAGGTTCGAGATGCCGATGTCGTCC is part of the Microvirga terrae genome and encodes:
- a CDS encoding PAS domain S-box protein, translating into MLDSGSTLGSDFLEGGGEMGALIRVHDWIGTRLGPISDWPQSLRTTVSLMLRSPVPMVLLWGPHGVMIYNDAYTVFAAGRHPRVLGAGVLEGWPEVAEFNANVMRVGLSGGTLSYRDQELTLHRNSVPEQVWMNLDYSPVLDESGRPGGVLAIVVETTERVLAEQRTAQEGERLREMFEQAPGIMAMFRGPDHVYEMANAAHLDHIGHRDLIGKTVREALPELAGQGIVELLDEVYATGTPYVGHQRAVSLQRQAGAPRETRYVDFVFQPIRDARGRVMGIFVQGHDVTEHVRSQLALRESEAHLTAVFAQAAAGLVECDLSGRFLRVNDRFCTIVGHTREELLGGLRMQDLTHPEDLPANLREFQRVPETGEAFEIEKRYLRPDGQTVWVRNAVSPVYDDAGRPRTMVAVCIDLTRKKRIDAARQESEARLASIFDQAAAGLSEVSLDGHFLRVNDELCRLLGRSREELLGLGILDVTAAADIPPSRRAVAEALETGGPVSLDKRYLRPDGTLVWANSSITRLSRAEGQSETLLAVTVDLTARHEAEVALRASEARLRLALDAGRMAVWQSDTRTNTITISPELNLLLGFPADAAPSTEDIRSRYAPGAREGLRAAAAAALARGDRNAEGELEVIWPDGSHHWLLVRAELEVKAAADGAPQIKATGIAFDITERKRWEEHQRLLINELNHRVKNTLATVQAMAAQSLRQLGEESRPKLQSFEDRLFALARAHDVLTRENWEGAEIRQIIDEVVEPYARGNPGRFGIEGPRLRLSPPQALTIAMAVHELATNAAKYGALSIPAGSVTIVWAVTLDSMPRVALRWQESNGPPVAPPTRRGFGTRLIERGLAQDLGGSVRLSYEPAGIVCTMNVPLNAADGKAGTDPS
- a CDS encoding GGDEF domain-containing protein; translation: MTSFSIDRDDEALRCLVEALTESGQAVSIFDAEDNLRYANKTYWGMFLGNYEGPFTFADITRHAHRNGLGVRIDDGDVEAFLARTLARRRCVPRKSFETDLVDGRWFWIDHTILPNGWILSVGADITALKNNEKSLRQAHEAALKASQTDQLTGLPNRRHTLGLLDAVLATSEATEAGLCIAVLDIDHFKVINDTHGHEAGDAVLEHFARSCQARVRAQDHLGRTGGEEFLLLPEVRLDHAVRIIERIRDGFPAATLKHNGLELPSTFSAGVAEALPDDDRSSILRRADRALYTAKAEGRNRTKIGSAEEG
- a CDS encoding GAF domain-containing sensor histidine kinase; its protein translation is MTTNFEADLAAIDRIQAVPTILEVICRTTGMGFAAVARVSEDRWIACAVRDNIQFGLRPGGELKLETTICHEIRQAGTEVVIDHVAEDPTYCRHHTPAMYGFQSYISMPVVLADGTFFGTLCAIDPRPARLNNPETIGMFKLFAELIGFHLSAGERLTASEADLATSEADLLDERRTSELREQFIAVLGHDLRNPLASIDAGAKMLRRESLSPEGSTIVGLIQNSVGRMAELIDNVLDFAHGRLGSGLTLDRDAHVPLGEVLEQVVDELRAAWPERRIDTHLNVTKTVSCDRARMAQLLSNLVANALTHGASEKPIVVRAATLDGSFELSVANQGEPIPPATLKRLFQPFFRVAARPSQQGLGLGLYIACEIARAHGGSLDVTSDQEETRFTFKMPLVQGF
- a CDS encoding SDR family NAD(P)-dependent oxidoreductase: MPSLERPARALVIGASGGIGSAVTDLLASDGFETVHALSRSGAGRSLAGVRAGRIDIDNEASIAAAAERLVEGAPLRFILVATGLLHDATLQPEKTYRALDPEQLLRSFRINAIGPALIGKHMLPLLPKVGKSVFAVLSARVGSIEDNRLGGWYGYRASKAALNQLVRTFAIELGRQTRDAVCVALHPGTVDTALSHPFQAGLAVDQVFSPLYSAKRLLAVTDALTAAHTGQFFAWDGQPIRF
- a CDS encoding response regulator, whose amino-acid sequence is MLRILLADDHDIVRRGLKDLLEQHMTWQVCAEASNGREAVDLAFQHRPHVAVIDLSMPELNGLEATRRIRQSLPNTEVLIFTMHESEELIREVLEAGARGYLLKSDAVRQLIPAVESLSQKKPFFIGRVSEVVLDGFLKGGPAIPAHPTTERLTSREREIVQLLAEGKSNKQIARLLDLSVKTVETHRTAAMRKLELNSLPDLVRYAIRMQIIQA